From Oxyura jamaicensis isolate SHBP4307 breed ruddy duck chromosome 26, BPBGC_Ojam_1.0, whole genome shotgun sequence:
CTAATAAAACAGCAAGTTATGAATACCTAATAAAACAGCAAGCTGTGAGAACATACTCATGACACAGGCCTGAATTTATTagagataatattttttaacatttatttctttcatctcttctctttttgtcaATATAACATACTAAAGTGTTTAGCATTTTTCCTACataattcctttgttttccattttttcagttcagtaacCTTTTAAACCTGATCTTTTGGAAAAGCtggagaataaagaaaaaattcttaTAAGTGACCgctttttgtatgttttcagattttctccATTTATAAGAAGTTTTAAAGTGATGGAATGGCTGACTGGGATTCATTTTAGCTAACTCTGGCTGCATTCACATATGTCAAGCATAGTCAGAGAGGTTGACTTTCCATAAGTAGAGAGGCAACTCTCTAGCTTATACCTTATAGAAAACATGTTTAGAACTGGAAAAAAGGCTTCTCAGATGGACTATTATCTATCTATTTACTAACAGATTATAAAAGAAGCCTCAGTGAATAGGCCAAGAACTTCACTTAGAACCCAAGTGAAGGAAGATGAATCCCACACAGAATTATCTTCTCTAGCTCTGCAATGTTCCCAAACAATAGGAAAAAGCTACAGAttgtaaataaaagtgaaaaggCTGTGTTcaaattagaaaacagaaaaaggaaaataaagtttacaAAAGCAATATATAACAATTGCAATTTAAATGAGAATGaatcaaaatgtttaattccAAAACTACctctaaaaaataaactgaaaactcTACTTCtcaatgtaaacaaaacaaaacaaaacacaaggtCAACGGAACATATATGTGGCTTCTGCCTGGTGATCATGATTGTGGCATAGCTCCATGGTGGGGTGTGGGGGGCAAAATGTAAATCCATATGGAAATGCAGTTTTGAGGGTTCTTGTATAGTAATAACAGGAGCTAAACACAGTCTGTTATACAGTTTTACCTTCAGAATTTCTTGATGAGGTAACTAAGTAACATACTCTAGAAGAGCAATGTAGTACTTGTCGCTGTGCTACAGCCTGGGACTCTAAAGAAAGTCATCGCAGACAGCTACAGACCATGTCTTCATCTAGTTACCTACAGAACAATCTTGCTCACACTGAAAGCAGCCCACTAGACTTACCAACACTGGAATCAGCTTCAATGAAAGCTTCAagctctgcagcttctcctgggCCACAGTCATTGAGGGCTCTCACACGTAAGAAGTACAGCTCCCTGTTTTGCAGGCCTTTAACTGTGTAAGTGGTCGTCTCTATAGGAAGAACATTGCATTTGGTCCAGTCGAGGTTGTTAGAAGACCGTATCTCCACGTCATAGCCTTTCACATCATTCCCATCTTTTGCTTCGGGTCTCTTCCATGTTAGGGTGACACTAGTGCTGTCACTGCTGGTCACCGCCAGGTCCCTCACTTGACCTGGAGGTtctgaaaagataaattttatttaaactattGTTCTAGTATTCCTTCtctatcccccccccccccctttttttttcagttacagcATCACACAAGAAACCCTTCCATTCCTTCCTCATGAAGATAGAGGATTCTCACCCATGAAACATTCCCCAGTTATTTGATCTTTCTCTTTTACAAAGCACTTACAAACATTGCCTGTGCGATAACACCCCCAGTCTACATTCGGCTTTACATATTCCCAAGCCAGGATAGCAGCTGTTCACTTACTCGTGGAATCTCGAGCAAAGACGGGCTGTGACGGTGCACTGATATCTCCTACACCAGAAGCATTGACAGCTGCCACACAAAACTCATACTGCAGACCCTTCTTGAGATCGgtcattttcagtttcttatctgcagaatgaaaacaagcacGTTGGCTCAGGTGAGCAGTACTCCAACACGAAGTGGCAAGACAACAATGTTCTACTTTACTGCATCCATGCAGAACTACAGACTGAATAATTCTGAGGAGCCAAGTACAAATGCTGTCTCCAGTTCCCTTGCCCTTCCTTGTCCTAGTGTATACATACTGCTGATATGTGTTCATTGTattctctttcaaaacaaacagcctCTGAGAGCTATTATTAAGTTACAGAAAGGATATCAATTGTTTTTGCTCATGATATAAACCTAAAGTCTCCTGTACTACCAGGTAAGAGGTCCTAGTCTGCACCTGATGGATAATTGATAGCTATAGTCCAAACACATTTAGGAGCTTTTTTATATCACTTGTGTTTCTTTACCTTCCCTGCATTTTTAAGTTCCTCCCTGTCTAGTTCTTAGCATGAGGATTAAGGACAGTAGTCCTGCACATGAAATTAAGACTTCAGTTCCAGAGATTGAAGACATCAGTTTATCTACAAAGGAGCTACATCCCAAGATGCAGCAGCAATCTTCTCTACATTCTTCTCCAGCCATAGGCTTACACTTTCTAGAAAAGGTTATATACAGTTAAATGCCTGGAGAAGGTTTATAATCCAAGAGCTATATAagataaaaaggtaaaatttcaGACAGGGTTAATATGGTTGCAATAGGGACAATCAGCAGGCCAAGAactcaaaaggaaaagcactgaTGTGGAAAAGTATAAAGATACTACGCAGAAAGCAGGGAGACAGCATTGCTGCAAAGCATGTTACTTTCTGAACCCAGCTGAACTTTTGGCTTTTTTCAAGTCTTCCATCCTGTCCCAGGATTTAAGTAAGCTACCTACCTGCTATGGGCACACTGTTGACTGGCACCCAGGTCATGGTACCCTTCTTGCGTTTTTGAACGATGTATCCCACGATTCGGGAGCTGCCAGTTCTACGAGGTGTTTTCCAGGATATTGTGATGGTGTCTTTGCTGACACTGATGATCTCAGGGGGGTCTGGGGCACCAGGTGTAGCTGGAAAGAGAACAGCATTTCATTATTAGCAGATACACTTGCAAAATAAGGAAGTGTTCTCAGtcatttcttcttccaagtTTCCCCAATGTATTTGTATGAACATGCTTTGAAAACATGACTAAGACCTGAAGTTGTGTATGCTGTTCCCTACAGAACATCCAAAATGCAGTGAGTTTCCTTTCATGCCAGCTTTGATAATCAATTTCCCATAGGGTTGTAGAACACAGTTACAAAAAGTTATTCCTTACCTTTACTGGCAGCCTTTACTTCCTCTGATTCCAGTGCATCGCTGGTTCCCTCTGCATTCACAGCCCTCACCCTGAAGTAGTAGCTCATGTCTCGTTCTACTTTGTTGGTAGTGAAAGTAGTACAGCTCCTGGGGGTTTCCCCAAGAGCCACCCAGTCGCTCTTGCCTACCTCCTGCCTCTCAACGATATAGCTTTGCACTGGTTTGCCCCCATCATCCTTTGGGGATTTCCACTGAATCGTGATTTCATTTGCCGAGCTTTCTACAATTTTCATGGGTCCTGCAGGTGGCTGTGGCTTGTCTGAAAGGAAGAACACAAGCGAGTTAGCTCCAGATCCAAATGCATTCCTGGGTTTGGAGCAGACACTGTTTCTTGCTCACCAGCTGGGACACTCAGTTTCTGATGGTACATATGGCTAGTTGCAGAATGAGGGCCAAGCCCTGAACTGCCTCTTCAAACATCCACTCCTCTCACTTTTCATAAGGGTGTAGGAAGCTATGCACTTGCTCCACGAGTGATTGTTCCCATACAAATTGTACCAAGACAGCTCGCTTATAAAGTATTCAAAAGTCAACTGATGAGGCtgtccaaaaccaaacaagatTTGTGGCATCTTGTATTAAGGGGTAAGAAACACGTCAACAACTTTTGCTTGTATCTTAATTTACTGGAAAATTACATAGCCTTGTTCATCTTGGAATAGCCAGTAGTCCTAAATAAGGTTGTGACGAGTGTTACTGGTTCCGCTTCCTAACCCTTACAATAAAAGCCACTGTAGATGTTATGGGGTCTTACCTGTTACCTCAACCTTTAGGTCGATATCTAAGATGCCACTGTCGTTCTTCAGCCTGACTTTGTAATCCCCACGGTCCTTTCTCTCAGTGTTGGAGATGGACAGCATAGTATAGGTGTCTGTTTTATCAACACGAATCCTTGAGTCATCTGCTAGCTCCATTTTGTCCTTTAGCCATGTTGCTCTGACTGGCAGCCGGCCTTCAAAAGGGATCTTGatctgtattttctcccctgcCTTGGCCACAGTAGGAACACTTGTTAAGTTTTTCAGGAGAACTTTGTCAACCTGTGGAGGATCTAAGCAGATAATACAAAGTCATTAAAAACCACAGTCCAAAGAGGATAAGGCCAACCTCGGAGCGGAGAGCTTCTCTACGTTCATTGTTGCTGTATATTTCAAGCATATATTccacaatatatttatttggttCTTTAGGGACTTATCCAACCTGAAAAAGTGAAGTTCGTGATTCTGCAAACTAATTGACCTTCACATTTATTGTTACCAGCAGCActtcacacacatgcatgcaacTTTGCTACAGGTAATTTGCACAAAGTATTCATGATATCATACTGTCCTTTTCACTATAGCAAGTTTTGCGTAGGCAACGTATTAcacacaagaatgaagattccTTTTTGATAAAGTCATATGTGTGCACCCACAATCTTTGAGTTAGTAGTAGAAGCTAGTCATAAAGGCTCCCTAGTTAAATTTTTATGCACCAACaagtaacaaaaacatttcccatATTGATGGGTATTATAATAAAGTCTCAATAACCAACTATAGGTCCTGAGGGAATGTATTGCATCACTCACCTTCAACAAAAATTGAAGCTTCAGTTTTTATATCTCCAGCTTCAAACCTGTATTTCCCAGCATGAATATCTTCCACTTTGCTAAAAATTAGTTTGTGGACTAGACCTTGCTTTTCAAATAAGACACCATCCATGCTTGTTAACTACAAGATAAAACACAGGGACCCATgcttaataaaaaaacaagaagacaaTCCAAACAGGCAAGAATTTGAAGTGTAATCGAAACGATTTATGAATGTCACGTGAGTTTAATTACAGTAACATTCTGGGACTATTTATCTGGTAACTAATTCACCACCATATTCCCCACAAAGGCTTGAATCAAagaccattaaaataaatggtaatTCTAATTTGACCTCTGATCTTAAAACGTTATCTCCGAACCTTCACTTCCTATTCTTAATGCTGACACTTTAGCCCAGGCTCAAGGATGACACCTTGGAAATCCTACAGTATCATATGGATCCCACAATTTGAACTAGTCTGTTATGATCTTTTGGGATATGGAATGTGATGTCTATCCTTGATTTTAAGCACTAATTTGAAAGAGGACTTTTGGCGTTATACCTGCCTGAAGATCATTTGAAgatcctttttattattattattatttttttcatatttttctcatgcacaaaagaaaagaaaaaggatttgaTTTCAAGTAAAAGACCCATGTCATCTTCCATGGAAAGGAATAGAAAACACAAAGCGTCCTGTTGTCAGCAAGAATGGACATATCTTCCAGCAGGAAGGCAAAGAAATCTCAGTCAGTTTCTAACAGGAATTTTAGCTTAAGCTCCTGCAGAAGTCTTCTAGGGCCATGCTGAGACCATAGTAAGACTGGCAGAGGGAAAGACACCTCAGCATGATACTCAATAAGAGGCAGAGccagagagcagagcactgTTAGCCAAAGAAAAAAGTAGCTACAGGACACCGACCTTTAATCCATCTTTAAACCAGGTTCCTGTCACATCTTCTTTATTGACAGCACAAGACAGCTCAGCTGGCTCCCCTTTCTGGACTCGGACATCAATTAGCTGCTTGTTGACATGACAGCGTGGTGCTAAAtgtccagaaaagaaaatgttgaaaagatGCTAATTCTGTCTTACACTGACAGAGAATAATGTAcacaaaaatacacatgcatGTGAGGAGAagagagcttttaaaatacGCATAACTGTATCATGACGggcttttaatttaattttattttttaaaccatgaCACTGTGAGCCCGCTAGCATAAACTCATGGCATTGAAGGGACATGCCAGCTGGCCTGCATGCAATATAGTCCCTACATCAACCTAATCAACAATGGATTAATCACAAATCACATTATCCACTACATATTTGCTATTTGAAGTCTATGCTAATTGTCTTGTCTCCCTCTACagccagtggggaaaaaaaaaaaaaaaaaaaaaaaggctcctcTGGAACATGTACAATGTCCTCCTtaactgttcttttcctttgtattgACCAGCCACAGGGCTGCCTAAACGGTCCCCCAGAACAGCCCCAGACACCCCCTGCATTCAActttcccttccccagttcATCCTTGTTAACGTCCTCATCTCCTCTCTAACAAACATCCCAATTCTATTCACTCTTTCCTAATCGACTCCCAGTTTTGCAGGTTTTACTTCcttatttgtatttatgttaTGGTGCCCTTGATAAATTCTATCTTGGTCAGCAGGGCCACAAGGCAAGTACTCCCTTTCATCACATATatgaaatttctcatttttacagtttttgaCATTGCTATCTTGATAGTGCAGCCACTGGTAAGATTTAAATGGCTGCATATACATTATTCTTTCAATAAATGTAACTCGTTATTTCTAAAGTTACAAGAGAAAACGAGTTCTTTAGATTGTATTAGATTATGTGCACACACAGCCTAGTTAGGTACAGAGTAGTTCCCAGGTCTCACAGAAACCAAATCTTTGCAAAAGATGTATGTatgaatgaaaaagagaaacagtatGGTTTAAATTGGAGCAATGTCAAAGAAACAAAGCCCTATTCTTTGAAACTATATGGGAAATAATGGTTGTGAACTCAAGTCTCTTCCATTTGgatttgaataatttatttgaatgaatgaatgataCCTGTATTTAGATATCATACCACAATTATATCTATCCATATACGCTGCATTGAAAACTGTACAGTTAGACCAGTACCCAAACAAGCCAGCTCTATAGACATTATTCTGTTGTCAGTTCACAATTAGCAAAATCATACCCTCTGTCCAAGAGCGTTtaccaaacacttcttgaactccagcaggctcggtgaCATGAGcgtgtccctggggagcctgtccctgtgcccaaccacctctgggtgcagaacctctCCCTAACCCCcaccctgaccctcccctgtcccagctccatgccatcccctcgggtcctgtcgctgtccccagagagcagagctcagcgcctgccccccTGCTaccctcgtgagggagctgcaggccgccatgaggcctcccctcggcctgctctgctctgggtcGAACAAACCAAGgcacctcagccgctcctcacacaTCTTCCCctcaggcccttcaccatcttgtAGCCCCCCTTTGGGCACTCTGTAGTAGCTTTAAGTTCTTCTGatattgtggcacccaaaactgcatgcagtactcgaggtgaggctgtgccagcacacagcagagcaggacaatcccttccctcgaccggctggcagcactgtgcctgatgcaccccaggacacagTTGTCCCTTCTGTCTGCCAGGACACACTGATGGGTCACGTTCAACTTGCTGCtgaccagaacccccagatccctgtctgtggggctgctctccagcctgtcgTCCCCCAGTCTGTGTAAAACCCAGGTTGCTCCAACCCAcgtgcagaatccagcacttgctcttgttagTAACAAAACACAAGGATCAGCGATACAAAAGTAATCAATTAAACACATACCTCTCAGATCATCTAGGCGATAATGTCTTCTTTTCTCTGTACTTTCCGTATTCTTCAagaaatcatttgttttaatatccaGGCTGGGTAGCTGTTTTCTCTGGTTTATTGAGGAGGGTCCACCATAAAGATCTGATGTCTGATCATAACCTGGTGAACCTTGACCGAAAACACCTGGCTTCCTCCCATCACCCATTCTGTTATGAGATttgccccctgcccctccaaCAGCCAAATCTGTGCCATAACGGGAACCTAACTGTCCTAAATCTCTGTCCTCACCCCTACTATCCCTTTGACCTGATTCTTTGTCCTGGGATGAGCCTCTGTGGCCTGGTCCTCTGAAATCAGCAGCAGTTCTCTTTCCAGCTTCACCTCGTGCAGATTTGCCAGGACGTGAATCAGGCCCGTATTCCCCACCCATTCCAACAGCTCCTGCCATACCTTCTGTACCCCAGGCTGAATGCAAGtccctcccagcacctcccaaCCTGCCAACACCACCGGCTCCAGCCCTGGCTCCAGCTGACCCCCCATCCTTTCCATATGCAGACCCAGCACCTTGTATGGCAGAGCCACCAACACCCCTACCTTCTGAGGATAAGCCcgctcctcctgctccacctcCATATCCTTGAACACTGCTCAGCCCAGCATCCTGACCAGCTAAACCTGAACCACCAACACCAGCCCCAGCCGGGAGACCATCCTTTCCATAGGGAGATCCAGCACCACCAAAACCAcctccaccagcaccaccaaCACCAGCCCCAGTTCCCATTCCCACTGGAAGGCCATCTTTTCCATATGGAGATCCAACACCTCCCAAACCAcctgcaccagcaccaccaACACCAGTCCCAGCTGGGAGACCATCCTTTCCATAGGGAGAACCAATGCCTGCTGCACCACCTGCACCAGCACCACCCACTCCAGCAGGGAGACCATCCTTTCCATAGGGAGATCCAACACCTCCCAAACCATctgcaccagcaccaccagcgtCAGCCCCAGATGGGAGACCATCCTTTCCATAGGGAGACCCAACACCTCCCAAGCCAcctgcaccagcaccaccagcgccagctccagcagggagaCCATCCTTTCCATAGGGAGATCCAACATCTCCCAAGCCAcctgcaccagcaccaccagcgccagccccagctccagcagggagaCCATCCTTTCCATAGGGAGACCCAACACCTCCCAGACCAGctgcaccagcaccaccagtgccagccccagctccagcagggagaCCTTCCTTTCCATAGGGAGACCCAACACCTCCTAAACCAcctgcaccagcaccaccagcaccagtCCCAGCTGGAAGGCCATCCTTTCCATAGGGAGAACCAATACCTGCTGCACTACCTCCACCAGCACCACCCACTCCAGCTGGGAGACCATCCTTTCCATAGGGAGAACCAACACCTCCCAGACCACCTacaccagctccagctgggagaCCATCCTTTCCATAGGGAGAAGCATCACTTGCTGTACCAcctgcaccagcaccaccagccccaggTCCCATTCCCACTGGAAGGCCATCCTTTCCATAGGGAGAACCAACACCTCCCAAACCACCTGCACCAGCTCCACCAACACCagtcccagctccagctgggaggCCATCCTTTCCATAGGGTGATCCAGCACCTCCAAAACCGCCTACACCAGCACCACCAACACCAGCCCCAGCTGGAAGACCATCCTTTCCATAGGGAGAACCAACTCCCCCTGCACCAGCTAAACCTGAACCACCAACACCAGCCCCAGCCGGGAGACCATCTTTTCCATAGGGAGATCCAGCACCACCAAGACCACCTACACCGGCCCCACCATCACCAGCCCCAGTTCCCATTCCCACTGGAAGGCCATCTTTTCCATAGGGAGAGCCAGTTCCTCCTGCACCACCTATACCAACCCCAGCTGGGAGACCATCCTTTCCATAGGGAGACCCTACACCACCAAAGCCATCCACACCTGTACCACTGGCACCAGGTCCCATTTCCACTGGAAGGCCATCTTTTCCATAAGGAGAGCTAATTcctcctgcaccagctgcaCCAACACCAGCCCCAGCTAGGTGACTATCCTTTCCATAGGGAGATCCTACACCACCAAAGTCATCTACACCTGTACCACCAGCCCCAGTTCCCATTCCCATTGGAAGGCTGTCTTTTCCATAGGGAGAGCCAACACCTCCAAAACCACCtacaccagcaccaccagccccagctccatcTGGGAGACCATCCTTTTGATAGGGTGATCCCATTTGTCTTCCGGCTCCATCAGCTCTACCCCAatttccagctccagccccaggtTCACCTGATTGTCCATGTTTACCGTAAAACCCTCCCATTTTACCTGCAGTAGCATTATCAACATCTGCCCCAAGTGGCAGACCATCTGGACCATAGAGTACGCCCATTTCTCCTGCAGAACCATCACCTGCACCACTTCTAGCCCCATCTCCAGCTGGGAGACCATCTGGGCCATACAGCAAGCCAGATCTTCCTGCCTGACCTACATGACCACCAGCATCAACTGTTAAGCCATCCTTGCCATACGGAGCCCCtacttctccttctctttttatatCGACTCCATTCACACCAGCCACAGTAGGCAGACCATCCTTGCTATAGGGGGATCTTATTCCTCCTGCAGTCTCAGTACCTGCAGCATTCTTACCAGATCTAGTCCTACCTAGCATATCATCCTTGCCATACAGGGAATGCTTGTCTCCCACTCTGCTGGAATCAGGATCAAGTCCATCTAACACAGAACTTCCATCAGTAGCACCTAATCTCTTGATACCACCAAAGCCAGCTCTAGAACTATTATCACCTACTTTATCATTTTTGTCATGCCAAGAGTCCATACCTTCTGCATCATCCATGTCAACATCAACTGCATCCGACATGCCCTCATCTCTGCCATCCACAGAACACCATTCaactgctcctcctgctctaTCATCAGTATTTGCTTTACCTGTCATAGAATCCTGGCTGTGTACAGGCCTTAAACCTTTCTTCCCTCCTAAAATTTTTAGTCTAATGTTACTATCATCATCTGTCATTGATTCCCCATCTCTCTCTGCTCCAGAATACTGCCCGGGCCCCATTGTTCCATCTCTGTAGGTTTTGCGTAGCCCCTCTTTTCCCAGAAATATACGTCCTTCTTCATCAACATTAGTAGAGTAGCCTTGACTGCCTTCTTGGCCATTTCTGTACCAGTTATCTTTTTCCATGCCAGCATGCATAAGATGATCTTTATCACTAAGATGTTCTCCGTGTTTAGGTTTCTTAGCTTTATCTGTCAATCTTTCTTTCCGCCAGccagatttctctttttcacctCCTTCATCctgtctcttttttcctttgggatcTGTATATATGGTTtgattgaaggaaaaaaaaatacagcaaaagagagaaaacaacaaacaatcAACACCATGTACTGCATcaacaaagaaaattcattaGCATGTTATCATTTCTAAGACACTGAAACATAACACATTTAAATGAACTTAAATTCAGttaaaaccctttttttttcattgctgtacTAAGACATAACCTTACATTTCTTAGTTAAGACAACaattatttttagctgaaaCATGCTtgttaacaaacaaaaaaaaagaaaaaaaaaaagaagaaatgggagATCAGGGCAAACCCAGCATGATAGATCCAACTTAGAGGGGCTTAAGTGGTATCTGGGACTCTTTGGTTCCTTTTACCTTCTCCCTCCAGCCCTGAAGAAGTTGCAGAATATCCCCCACCCAGAGTGGTCATCAGTTCCCACCCTTCAATTAGAATCTCATGGCTACTGTGGCAGCTTGCACATTTGGCATTTCGGCACTTGAGAGATCTCCAAGCCGAAGACTAAAGATTCTGGTTCTGTGAACAGCTTTGTATTAAACTCATAATTCAGACTTTTCTGAGACAAAAAGTGGAGCTAGAAGGTCATGgactgtgtttgttttcacccTAGATATAATTTCTGTAGATTGCTGACAGGTCAATGAAGTCACCAGGCAGTTGCTTTTTATCTCATACTCAGCAACCTGTTTCTGATGGGTTACCAAAAAAGGTCTCTATGAAAGGCaccagcttttgctgcagcaggaactcaaaaccaaaacaactgCACTtgagaataaaagaatataaGCCAGCTAACTATTAATCTGAATCATAGTGAAGATTGAATCATACAATATCAAAGTTGGAtgggacccacaaggatcatcaagctCAACTtctgggtccccaaaggaccacattaaaaaaaaaaaaatcacgtgtcttcttgaactctgtcaggcttggtgccatgaccatgtccctggggagcctgttccagtgcctgaccaccctcagGTGATGgaccttttcctgatatccagcctgaatcTGCTTCCACTGGAAGGCATATTTCCCATCTTCCTCTGACCTTCTTCTAACCTGTTTAACCCCTACTTTGGAAAGAAAGTACCATCTAGCAAGATGCCCTTGAAATTCCCTTGATTGTATGTATGCTGCATCATTAAAAACACATGGTAGGATATGGAGTATTTTTAGGTAACTGATGGAGAATATACTACTTGATAGTAAATGGACAGGAAATAAACCAATAGAGTTTGtcttaactaaaaaaaaagtctaatctgaagagaaaataaggtCTAAACGGACCCTCATTTCTACAAATTCAATTTAGGAAGTAGAAGCTCCACAGTTTGTTTCTCAGTGAGCATTAAGGCAGGGaaaggattattattttattaacatgcTTCAAGCCAACACCATGGGAAAAATACAGTGTCACTTACACTCTACAAGAAGATAGGCATTTGAGGAGCAGAGTCCAGTGTCGAGTGTGTACATTCCGTTGTCAGAGGCCTCAACATCCTTGATAACAAGCTGATGGGTCAGACCGTCTGGGGTTACGGAGATCTGGTGCTTCTCACTTGCCTCAAGGGGGTGGGTTTTATGTAGCCACACAGCATCATAGCAAGGACTGCGTAGGATACACTCAAAGACAGCATTTCCCTCCTCAGGACAATGCACATCACAGAGAGGCTGCTGAAATCTCACAGGGATGgctggaatg
This genomic window contains:
- the IGFN1 gene encoding immunoglobulin-like and fibronectin type III domain-containing protein 1 isoform X12, translating into MTSHRTVKSYKKSSVPGVNIAQFVDKIPEGCSTPDFERKPVTLTLQEGKNAIFRAVVKGVPTPEVEWRRAKGEMDNPDKYEIFFNEVTKEYILKINKLTADDTDVYRCFAVNEYGEATCSAGLRIIQVGFKRKAQHVPAQSADELKKKLQDLRKLLRKRAPVPKQKTLDKEAIFQLLLHADKRDYEKICIKYGISDFRGMLRKLQEMRRDAESEQGELIHSIKNMEHIKINKDGTATFSLEMDLKNSNSKIYLLKDGERLRYGTGDEYRKHYLRRIGKKYNFIVNDVQPEDAGLYQVRVEDVPVFSTELDAESIPVRFQQPLCDVHCPEEGNAVFECILRSPCYDAVWLHKTHPLEASEKHQISVTPDGLTHQLVIKDVEASDNGMYTLDTGLCSSNAYLLVEYPKGKKRQDEGGEKEKSGWRKERLTDKAKKPKHGEHLSDKDHLMHAGMEKDNWYRNGQEGSQGYSTNVDEEGRIFLGKEGLRKTYRDGTMGPGQYSGAERDGESMTDDDSNIRLKILGGKKGLRPVHSQDSMTGKANTDDRAGGAVEWCSVDGRDEGMSDAVDVDMDDAEGMDSWHDKNDKVGDNSSRAGFGGIKRLGATDGSSVLDGLDPDSSRVGDKHSLYGKDDMLGRTRSGKNAAGTETAGGIRSPYSKDGLPTVAGVNGVDIKREGEVGAPYGKDGLTVDAGGHVGQAGRSGLLYGPDGLPAGDGARSGAGDGSAGEMGVLYGPDGLPLGADVDNATAGKMGGFYGKHGQSGEPGAGAGNWGRADGAGRQMGSPYQKDGLPDGAGAGGAGVGGFGGVGSPYGKDSHLAGAGVGAAGAGGISSPYGKDGLPVEMGPGASGTGVDGFGGVGSPYGKDGLPAGVGIGGAGGTGSPYGKDGLPVGMGTGAGDGGAGVGGLGGAGSPYGKDGLPAGAGVGGSGLAGAGGVGSPYGKDGLPAGAGVGGAGVGGFGGAGSPYGKDGLPAGAGTGVGGAGAGGLGGIGSPYGKDGLPAGTGAGGAGAGGLGGVGSPYGKEGLPAGAGAGTGGAGAAGLGGVGSPYGKDGLPAGAGAGAGGAGAGGLGDVGSPYGKDGLPAGAGAGGAGAGGLGGVGSPYGKDGLPSGADAGGAGADGLGGVGSPYGKDGLPAGVGGAGAGGAAGIGSPYGKDGLPAGTGVGGAGAGGLGGVGSPYGKDGLPVGMGTGAGVGGAGGGGFGGAGSPYGKDGLPAGAGVGGSGLAGQDAGLSSVQGYGGGAGGAGLSSEGRGVGGSAIQGAGSAYGKDGGSAGARAGAGGVGRLGGAGRDLHSAWGTEGMAGAVGMGGEYGPDSRPGKSARGEAGKRTAADFRGPGHRGSSQDKESGQRDSRGEDRDLGQLGSRYGTDLAVGGAGGKSHNRMGDGRKPGVFGQGSPGYDQTSDLYGGPSSINQRKQLPSLDIKTNDFLKNTESTEKRRHYRLDDLRAPRCHVNKQLIDVRVQKGEPAELSCAVNKEDVTGTWFKDGLKLTSMDGVLFEKQGLVHKLIFSKVEDIHAGKYRFEAGDIKTEASIFVEDPPQVDKVLLKNLTSVPTVAKAGEKIQIKIPFEGRLPVRATWLKDKMELADDSRIRVDKTDTYTMLSISNTERKDRGDYKVRLKNDSGILDIDLKVEVTDKPQPPAGPMKIVESSANEITIQWKSPKDDGGKPVQSYIVERQEVGKSDWVALGETPRSCTTFTTNKVERDMSYYFRVRAVNAEGTSDALESEEVKAASKATPGAPDPPEIISVSKDTITISWKTPRRTGSSRIVGYIVQKRKKGTMTWVPVNSVPIADKKLKMTDLKKGLQYEFCVAAVNASGVGDISAPSQPVFARDSTKPPGQVRDLAVTSSDSTSVTLTWKRPEAKDGNDVKGYDVEIRSSNNLDWTKCNVLPIETTTYTVKGLQNRELYFLRVRALNDCGPGEAAELEAFIEADSSVVSPRFLIDDTVKNFLIIKAGNTIRVDIPFEASPDPEVTWLKDGLLLSNRATISTKDGTSQLLIKAAELTDSGTYTIELKNGSGKRETFSFQVQVTDIPQNPGPILLQENVPNAVTVIWEPSASEKWERNLYYTVLKRESQKGVWHVVGDLIYTNKFTYTTVIPGRDYYFRVVAKNELGSSGPSETVQPWRIKKTKAEVHVRPQKYRGVNQNQPPRFLVPLKPHVVTTGSECRMSCAVAGHPPPKITWYKDSRDLSSDPAYFGTNDFGVCSLVIQGVSKADEGEYMVEAANELGRVYSRAFLAIKDSSL